The following coding sequences are from one Nicotiana tomentosiformis chromosome 3, ASM39032v3, whole genome shotgun sequence window:
- the LOC104108388 gene encoding putative receptor-like protein kinase At1g80870 — protein sequence MTSRQPLPSNPRHMTSTIFLVITTLASLIILFAILYFLYYLWYSLVHRSRTNPFDSNTPLVKLHRFSYKELKSATEGFSDSTSIGKGGSGTVFRGILEDGKLVAVKLLDSASFQSEREFQNELQILGGIKSPLIVSLLGYCVEKSKRLVVYEYMPNRSLQESLFSESNLCMNWSRRFDVILDVAKALAFLHIDCDPPVIHGDVKPSNVLLDSEYRAKLSDFGLSRLKLEEEFGVDLFSQELGKSQELWKSQDLSGNLGALTTGTETPTPIGTPMESQDEVDFAMALQASSSSKGSKSFQNIRAFGLNSVTHNLSFFNENDATSRNVKGKEVSIIENGVASYEEELSSFNHSKKLDLCTALSGDDKARNVKQWGKDWWWRQDGSGELCSKDYVMEWIGSQICPSTNPEWDLEKKCSPHKTSLDISAPMSKFEEVQETTLHEQELEIPKKESEKEIKGKAHNKKPRKMKEWWKEEHLDELSKKSKKAKRLEHYCKKRFKIPHFDIGKRFRFKRKRNFRMQDQNADDPDAEFSFRKGWRRKNSRSVGSDMWSGDLFSRELSSTTSMRGTLCYVAPEYGGCGYLMEKADIYSFGVLILVIVSGRRPLHVLNSPMKLEKANLLSWCKQLANAGNVLELVDERLRDDYNKEQASLCINLALACLQKMPELRPDISDIVRILKGETELPSLPFEFSPSPPSRNFSRSRRRQKSCAE from the coding sequence ATGACTTCAAGACAGCCACTTCCTTCAAATCCAAGACATATGACAAGTACAATTTTCCTCGTTATTACAACCTTAGCTTCACTTATAATCCTCTTTGctattctttattttctttactaTCTTTGGTATTCTTTAGTACACCGTTCTCGTACTAATCCCTTTGATTCAAATACACCTCTTGTTAAGCTCCACAGGTTCAGTTACAAAGAGCTAAAATCAGCTACTGAAGGTTTTAGTGATTCTACTTCAATTGGAAAAGGTGGATCCGGAACTGTATTCAGAGGAATTCTTGAAGATGGGAAATTGGTAGCAGTTAAGTTACTGGATTCTGCTTCATTCCAAAGTGAAAGGGAgttccaaaatgagcttcaaattCTTGGTGGGATAAAATCTCCTCTTATAGTTTCCCTTCTTGGTTATTGTGTAGAGAAAAGTAAAAGACTTGTTGTATATGAGTATATGCCTAATAGAAGTTTACAAGAATCCCTTTTTTCTGAGTCAAATTTGTGCATGAATTGGAGTAGAAGATTTGATGTCATTCTTGATGTTGCTAAAGCATTGGCATTTTTACATATTGATTGTGACCCACCAGTGATTCATGGGGATGTGAAGCCTAGCAATGTGCTGCTTGATTCAGAGTATAGAGCTAAGCTTTCTGATTTTGGGTTGTCAAGATTGAAACTTGAGGAAGAATTTGGTGTTGATTTGTTCAGTCAAGAATTGGGCAAGAGTCAAGAGCTGTGGAAAAGTCAAGATCTTTCTGGGAATTTAGGGGCATTAACTACAGGAACTGAGACTCCAACACCTATTGGGACACCTATGGAAAGTCAAGATGAGGTAGATTTTGCTATGGCTTTacaagcttcttcttcttctaaagGTAGTAAAAGTTTCCAAAATATTAGAGCTTTTGGCTTGAATTCTGTGACCCATAATTTAAGTTTCTTTAATGAAAATGATGCCACATCTAGGAATGTTAAAGGAAAGGAAGTTTCAATTATTGAAAATGGTGTAGCTAGTTATGAAGAGGAGCTTAGCAGTTTTAACCATAGTAAAAAGTTGGACTTGTGTACTGCTTTAAGTGGAGATGATAAAGCAAGAAATGTCAAACAATGGGGTAAAGATTGGTGGTGGAGACAAGATGGTAGTGGTGAATTATGTAGCAAAGATTATGTAATGGAATGGATTGGAAGCCAAATTTGCCCATCAACTAATCCTGAATGGGACTTAGAAAAAAAGTGCTCTCCTCATAAAACCAGTTTGGATATTTCAGCACCTATGAGTAAATTTGAGGAAGTCCAAGAAACCACATTACATGAACAAGAGTTAGAGATTCCCAAGAAAGAGTCCGAGAAGGAGATAAAGGGGAAAGCGCATAACAAGAAGCCGAGGAAGATGAAAGAGTGGTGGAAAGAAGAGCACCTTGATGAACTAAGCAAGAAGAGTAAGAAGGCCAAGAGGTTAGAACATTACTGCAAAAAGCGGTTCAAGATTCCACATTTTGATATTGGTAAACGCTTTCGATTCAAGAGAAAGAGAAATTTCAGAATGCAGGACCAGAATGCAGATGATCCGGATGCAGAATTCAGTTTTAGGAAAGGTTGGAGGAGAAAGAATTCGCGCTCAGTTGGTAGTGATATGTGGAGTGGTGATCTATTCAGTCGAGAGTTGAGCAGCACGACGAGCATGAGAGGTACATTATGCTATGTTGCACCAGAATATGGAGGGTGTGGTTACTTAATGGAAAAAGCTGATATATACAGCTTTGGAGTTCTTATCCTTGTAATAGTCTCAGGTCGGAGGCCTTTACATGTTCTTAATTCACCAATGAAACTTGAGAAAGCAAATTTGTTAAGCTGGTGTAAGCAGTTAGCTAATGCTGGAAATGTGTTAGAACTTGTTGATGAGAGACTAAGAGATGACTACAACAAAGAGCAAGCAAGTCTTTGCATTAACTTAGCACTTGCTTGCTTACAGAAAATGCCCGAATTGCGGCCTGACATTAGTGACATTGTTAGGATTTTGAAAGGTGAGACGGAGTTACCATCTCTCCCTTTCGAATTCTCTCCCTCCCCGCCTTCGAGAAATTTCAGTAGATCAAGGAGACGACAGAAGAGTTGTGCAGAATAG
- the LOC138908530 gene encoding uncharacterized protein, translated as MHDFIMAEDSELWNVICDGPFVPMKIVDEGTATVPKMRKQYNDANRKAIEKHFRAKKILESKVNAITEAKDLQKLTIDELIGNLKTYEMKKKKDNERREPQIGKNLVLKKEKNDSSGENADMAYLTKRFQKMVRRNRGIPKRDSSSKPGGYDLCHKCGKSGHFIKDCPLLKQNQYKHNTDKAVKRNQGDSSGESGDDDDQGDNSMMAVESEAAEYDSIFALMAKLNEDEDEVNFLDVQRNLKSYSQKKLITLANVLIETYHSIINDKNTLTTELGEIEHERDDLVVVAVNLRDTIESLKRGKDILTKRIVNIQHERDDLLVVVVDLKETIEKLRRESRPMNTQRERKLKEDLGRVKSEQAGNRVPKKKKPLTNHTTSMLLLLITGSALTVGAVKGSIQRWYMDNGCSKYMTGSTNDFLSLKALQRGSVSFGNGKKGYNLGVGRIGKSLTHSIEKVYYVNGLKYSLLSVSQICEKGNKVEFVSKICTVTNFVTGDVILMAKRYKNIYVVDFESLHNGDLTCLSVVDDDAELWHRRLGHASFTYLNKLVRKDLVSGLPKSSFKDHKVCDACAKRK; from the exons ATGCATGATTTCATCATGGCTGAGGACTCAGAGTTGTGGAATGTAATTTGTGATGGGCCTTTTGTTCCCATGAAAATTGTTGATGAGGGAACAGCTACAGtcccaaaaatgagaaaacaGTACAATGATGCTAACAGAAAGGCTATTGAGAAGCATTTCAGGGCAAAAAAGATTCTT GAAAGCAAGGTAAACGCCATCACAGAGGCAAAGGATTTGCAGAAgctgaccattgatgaactcattggtaatctaaaaacatatgaaatgaagaagaaaaaggacaATGAGAGAAGAGAGCCCCAAATAGggaagaacctggtcctcaagaaagaaaaaaatgacTCAAGTGGTGAGAATGCCGACATGGCTTACCTAACAAAgagatttcagaaaatggttcgcaGAAATAGAGGTATTCCAAAAAGGGATAGCTCTAGCAAGCCAGGAGGCTATGACCTATGTCATAAGTGTGGGAAATCAGGACATTTCATCAAGGATTGCCCCCTCCTTAAGCAAAATCAGTACAAACACAACACAGACAAAGCAGTcaagaggaaccag GGAGACTCCTCCGGCGAATCTGGAGATGATGATGATCAAGGTGACAACTCCATGATGGCAGTAGAAAGTGAAGCAGCTGAATATGATTCCATATTTGCTCTAATGGCTAAATTAAATGAGGATGaagatgaggtaaactttctggATGTTCAAAGAAATCTGAAATCCTATTCTCAAAAGAAGCTTATAACTTTGGCTAATGTTTTAATTGAAACTTATCACAGTAtcattaatgataaaaatacGCTAACCACGGAACTAGGAGAAATAGAACACGAGAGAGATGATCTAGTGGTGGTTGCAGTTAATCTAAGAGATACCATTGAGAGTTTAAAAAGGGGAAAGGATATTTTGACTAAGAGAATTGTAAATATacagcatgagagagatgacctattGGTAGTAGTTGTAGACCTAAAGGAAACAATTGAGAAACTAAGAAGGGAAAGTAGGCCTATGAACACTCAAAGGGAAAGGAAGTTGAAA GAAGATCTAGGTAGAGTGAAGAGTGAACAGGCAGGGAATCGggttccaaaaaagaaaaaacccCTTACAAACCACACAACAAGTATGTTACTATTGCTGATAACTGGCTCTGCACTCACTGTG GGAGCAGTGAAAGGAAGCATCCAAAGATGGTACATGGATAATGGCTGCTCGAAGTATATGACTGGAAGCACtaatgatttcctttcactcaaagccctacaaagagggagtgtatcctttggaaatggcaaAAAAGGATACAATCTTggagtaggaagaattggaaagTCTCTCACTCACTCAATCGAAAAGGTGTATTACGTGAATGGCCTGAAGTATAGTTTGCTGAGTGTCTCTCAGATCTGCGAAAAAGGCAACAaggtggaatttgtgtcaaaaatCTGCACAGTCACAAATTTTGTGACTGGTGATGTGATCCTGATGGCAAAAAGATACAAGAACATCTATGTCGTTGATTTTGAGTCACTACATAATGGGGATCTCACGTGTCTGAGTGTTGTggatgatgatgctgaactatGGCACAGAAGGTTAGGCCATGCAAGTTTTACATATCTGAACAAGTTGGTCAGGAAGGACCTAGTTAGTGGATTGCCTAAGTCAAGCTTCAaagatcacaaggtgtgtgatgcatgtgcaAAAAGAAAGTAG
- the LOC104108387 gene encoding early nodulin-like protein 17, producing MALSVLFFLLLATAATVNATDHIVGANKGWNPGINYTLWANNQTFYVGDYISFRYQKSQYNVFLVNKTGYDNCTIEGAFGNWTGGKDFIMLNKTQRYYFICGTGGCFNGMKVSVVVHPLPSPPKSAISAEHSSKKSTAPVAACGFGSLLAISFAFFGLTFSVWI from the exons ATGGCTCTCTCTGTTCTCTTCTTCCTACTCCTCGCCACCGCTGCCACCGTCAACGCCACCGACCACATCGTCGGAGCTAACAAAGGCTGGAACCCTGGCATCAATTACACCCTTTGGGCGAACAACCAAACCTTCTACGTTGGTGACTATATCT CGTTTAGGTATCAGAAGTCACAGTACAATGTGTTTTTAGTGAACAAGACTGGATATGATAACTGCACAATAGAAGGTGCTTTTGGGAATTGGACCGGCGGAAAAGACTTTATTATGCTGAACAAGACCCAGAGGTATTACTTCATTTGTGGCACTGGCGGTTGCTTTAACGGAATGAAGGTTTCGGTGGTTGTTCATCCTCTTCCATCTCCTCCGAAGTCAGCCATTTCTGCTGAGCATTCCTCCAAAAAATCTACTGCTCCGGTGGCGGCGTGCGGTTTTGGGTCACTATTAGCCATCAGCTTCGCCTTTTTTGGATTGACATTTTCCGTTTGGATCTAG
- the LOC104108386 gene encoding pentatricopeptide repeat-containing protein At1g80880, mitochondrial yields MRLLCLARRIYKTRPLAFKHIIGSIAPQYPSLFASQPFFGAFRQPFVRTCHTTPAKPPFFSSGNSTCYEIINFDKYVDTLREKSQLDVSQFVGIIQKANDFGSGDEAMLFLDECCAKPNNDVVFLVIWELRNLWKLAYLLFKWGEKCKCLEENTWCLMIWILGNHGKFSTAWSLIRDLLQMSIDIQEAVLVMIDRYAAANNAGKAIQTFQIMEKFSMSPDQRILLTFLSTLCKHGFIEEAEQFMFINKKLFPLEIDGFNIILNGWCNIMVDVFEAKRIWREMSKCCIEPNGTSYTHMISCFSKVRNLFDSLRLYDEMQKRGWVPGLEVYNALIYVLTCENCVKEALKILDKVKHMGLRPNSSTYNLMIRPLCESSKLGEARSILALMEEDNISPTIETYHAFLAGASLEGTIEVLNSMKRAEVGPNRDTFLLILDSFLKLKQPENALEIWAEMKQYEVVPQSAHYSLLVGGLVECRLFSQARELYSEMKSGGILDDPGLLKFLQIPTGPRGQRDVRDPKHTKKGRLTKHPTHRVIRSEKGRR; encoded by the exons ATGCGGTTGCTCTGTCTTGCACGAAGGATCTACAAAACTCGCCCTCTCGCTTTTAAGCATATAATCGGCTCTATAGCTCCTCAGTATCCTTCCTTGTTTGCTTCACAACCTTTCTTTGGGGCATTTCGTCAACCATTTGTCAGAACCTGTCATACTACACCAGCCAAGCCCCCTTTCTTCAGCTCCGGCAATTCAACTTGCTACGAAATCATCAATTTCGATAAGTATGTGGACACATTGCGCGAAAAATCTCAACTTGATGTTAGCCAATTTGTTGGGATTATACAGAAGGCCAATGATTTTGGTTCTGGTGATGAAGCCATGTTGTTTCTTGATGAATGCTGTGCTAAACCAAACAATGACGTGGTCTTTTTGGTGATTTGGGAGTTGAGAAACCTGTGGAAGTTGGCTTATTTGCTATTCAAATGGGGTGAGAAATGCAAATGCCTGGAGGAAAACACGTGGTGTTTGATGATATGGATTCTGGGCAACCATGGTAAGTTCAGTACTGCCTGGTCTTTGATTCGAGATCTTCTTCAGATGTCAATAGATATTCAAGAGGCGGTCCTCGTCATGATTGATAG ATATGCCGCTGCAAATAATGCCGGTAAAGCTATACAGACATTCCAGATAATGGAGAAGTTCAGTATGTCTCCTGATCAGAGAATATTGCTGACATTCTTGAGTACTCTCTGTAAGCATGGCTTTATTGAAGAAGCTGAACAATTCATGTTTATTAATAAAAAGCTATTCCCCTTGGAAATTGATGGTTTTAATATTATCCTTAATGGATGGTGCAATATTATGGTTGATGTATTTGAAGCCAAAAGGATATGGCGAGAAATGTCCAAGTGTTGTATTGAACCAAATGGTACTTCTTATACTCACATGATTTCCTGCTTCTCCAAGGTTAGAAATTTGTTCGATTCACTTAGACTTTATGATGAAATGCAGAAACGGGGCTGGGTTCCAGGCCTGGAGGTGTATAACGCTTTGATATATGTACTGACTTGTGAGAATTGTGTGAAGGAAGCTCTTAAAATTCTTGATAAAGTTAAACATATGGGTTTACGTCCCAATTCTAGTACATACAACTTGATGATACGTCCTCTATGTGAATCATCTAAGTTGGGTGAGGCGAGAAGTATATTAGCTCTGATGGAGGAAGACAATATCAGTCCAACTATTGAAACATACCATGCATTTCTTGCAGGTGCAAGTCTAGAAGGAACTATTGAAGTTCTTAACTCTATGAAACGAGCTGAAGTTGGTCCAAACAGGGACACCTTTCTCTTAATTCTTGATAGTTTTTTGAAGTTGAAGCAGCCTGAAAATGCATTGGAGATATGGGCAGAGATGAAGCAGTATGAGGTAGTGCCCCAGTCTGCACATTATTCTCTTTTGGTGGGAGGACTTGTGGAGTGCAGGTTATTCTCCCAGGCAAGAGAGTTATATTCAGAGATGAAATCCGGTGGAATTCTTGATGACCCAGGTCTCCTGAAGTTCTTACAGATACCAACTGGTCCAAGAGGGCAACGAGATGTGAGAGATCCTAAACATACTAAAAAGGGGAGACTGACAAAGCATCCGACGCACAGGGTGATCAGAAGTGAAAAAGGTAGAAGGTAA